The following are encoded in a window of Pagrus major chromosome 14, Pma_NU_1.0 genomic DNA:
- the arid2 gene encoding AT-rich interactive domain-containing protein 2 isoform X1: protein MANSTGKNLLDQRRKGQAFLDELRQFHQSRGSPFKKIPFVGGKELDLNALYIRVVSLGGFAKVSDKNQWIELGEEFNFPRSCSNAAFALKQYYLRYLEKYEKVHHFGEDDEEAQPGNPKASLPIGAIPSSYNYQQHIVSDYLRQSYGLSTDFVPPCDYNKLVLSLLSGLPNEVDFAVNVCTLLSNESKHAMQLDKDPKLVTLLLAHAGVFDDSLGSFSGVFGADWKEKTSRDFIRFWKEVVEDTEVRELIWDKSGPAQGKQDGTSCEERWQSLFHPPRNSGISDMEAQRVLQIAVILRNLSFEEANVKLLAANRTCLRFLLLCAHCNLISLRQLGLDTLGNVAAELQLDPVDFRTTHLIFHTITKCLMSRDRFLKMRAMEILGNLSKAEDNGVLICEYVDQESYREVTMLLTLPDLMLLMASLEVLYLLAQLGEIPCSKIACVDHSIDLLVRLVSVDLHTFGPDALTAVRLIEHQANADQAAEVRPQLVEQVPAAVQGAPAPVTRVPVQSTQPPPGIVELDGEKFTLQWLNAHFETNPEGTVSRSEMYSEYLATCSKMGRSNILNSTGFLKCLRTVFPNHTMRRQDETKASSQVQILLVGLRRRSIPLPIQLYYQQPQQQQNPAAAPAPPAARHEAPGDPQAPPPGLPPGHLSVGPQFVRATGLSLNTAGAAPSMALTAQEPPHASHLTVSRHPAIPQVPLQLPPNPLAAVQQVRPGPVVQIPTSGPATQNHSPQNPAAPPQQQHSPMLPTGTPVTLFQPVPQGHILTARVQGVCPPITQHPPLPQTPPLCGPQGGAPQAEAQSVAVASTPSSSIQSGGGQALSVMSVPNSQGSRVTFQNIAPKPAPNQSGGPAATIATPNQQPQQQPQSVVIVSPNPQQSPAYTPAIHQIVLANPSAIPGAQTIQIAGQPGAASSPCPPPASHSNAQSSQTVSHALSMKRHQQQQHQQQPPLQIISPTPPSQPTSTESSLIKQLLLPKRGPSTPGGKLILPAPQVPLPNSTIAPSPQVIYQTSYSTQNPSPQPQQLNVQLVPGQLPAAGAPALQTVQLLPGQLISTSSSGAATIIQGPAAAGQVTFTVVPNTGFTTSTAAVAAVSQGAVAPGVPPPPFSTGTVPHHAPAAPPPPSSPLPAPLRGDKIICQKEEEAKDATGLHIHERKIEVMENSSLAEGDSSNGKTSNGDVAAGAKLLNGRKCMESNLPPYHSGNSQGALNGPATESHPANGKQALSPGLNTPLEGNPDPKKTLVNGVCDFDRGDSGGNFNKNIPNHIASKQYLGNGEVDPSEKSHGPDPPLPSPPPPQQDTAKAQQAERLANGPQAVGNKPPSELTNGPLGLGHAVPVLRQQLLPNSTLPSTVTLTSQSPAAPPANGVASEARGLKRPAENEDRSTAAAPSGIPNKVGVRIITISDPNNAGSSATMVAVPAGTDPSTVAKVAIENATQQRNCSPTQAAGSTPMITPSPPPASQPSPAGNHSPHLPAQQTPAAAPEQTRKAGQNFKCLWQACKRWFETPSQVFYHAATQHGGKGMYGGHCQWEGCEPFPRQRLSFITHLQDKHCSREALLAGLKLEEQQAQSPNQSSSQTPPAAGSTPAQRAPKAIVNHPSAALMALRRGSRNLVFRDFTDEKEGPVTKHIRLTAALTLKNIAKHSDCGRMLVKRHETHLSVLALSNMEVSTTLAKCLYELTRSLQA, encoded by the exons acTATCTCCGCCAAAGCTATGGACTATCTACGGATTTTGTTCCGCCGTGCGACTACAACAAACTGGTGCTGTCTCTCCTCTCGGGCCTACCTAACGAAGTGGACTTTGCTGTTAATGTTTGCACTCTGCTTTCCAACGAGAGCAAGCACGCCATGCAGCTGGACAAGGACCCCAAACTGGTCACGTTGCTGCTGGCCCACGCCGGCGTCTTCGATGACT CGCTAGGCAGCTTCTCCGGGGTATTCGGGGCGGACTGGAAGGAGAAAACCTCGCGGGACTTCATCAGG TTCTGGAaagaggtggtggaggacacTGAAGTCAGGGAGCTGATCTGGGACAAGAGTGGCCCAGCACAAGGTAAACAAG ATGGTACGTCGTGTGAGGAGCGCTGGCAGAGCCTCTTCCACCCGCCACGGAACTCGGGTATCAGTGACATGGAGGCCCAGCGGGTGCTGCAGATTGCCGTTATCCTGCGAAACCTCTCCTTCGAGGAGGCCAACGTCAAGCTGCTGGCGGCCAACCGAACGTGCCTGCGCTTCCTTTTGCTCTGTGCCCACTGTAACCTCATCTCACTCCGACAGCTTGGACTTGACACGTTGGGCAACGTGGCTGCCGAG ctCCAGCTGGATCCGGTCGACTTTCGGACGACTCATCTGATCTTTCACACCATCACCAAATGCTTGATGTCCAGGGACAGGTTTCTCAAAATGAGAG CCATGGAGATCCTGGGCAACCTCAGCAAAGCAGAGGACAACGGTGTGCTGATCTGCGAGTATGTGGACCAGGAATCTTACAGGGAGGTAACGATGCTCCTCACCCTGCCTGACCTCATGCTCCTCATGGCCTCTTTGGAAGTTCTGTACCTGCTGGCCCAGCTCGGAGAGATTCCCTGCAGCAAGATCGCCTGTGTCGACCACAGCATAG ACCTGTTAGTTCGGTTAGTGTCGGTTGACCTTCACACGTTTGGACCGGACGCCCTTACAGCGGTGCGGCTGATCGAGCATCAGGCCAATGCCGACCAGGCAGCCGAGGTTCGACCGCAGCTGGTAGAGCAGGTACCTGCAGCCGTGCAGGGAGCACCGGCACCTG taACAAGGGTCCCAGTTCAGTCCACTCAACCTCCACCTGGTATTGTTGAACTAGATGGGGAAAAATTTACACTGCAATG GCTTAATGCACACTTTGAGACAAACCCCGAGGGCACTGTGTCTCGATCAGAGATGTACTCCGAGTACCTGGCCACATGCAGTAAAATGGGACGAAGCAACATCTTGAACTCCACTGGCTTCCTCAAATGTCTGCG GACTGTGTTTCCCAACCACACGATGCGGCGGCAAGACGAGACCAAGGCCTCCAGTCAGGTCCAGATTCTCCTGGTTGGGCTAAGGCGAAGGTCGATCCCTCTGCCCATCCAGCTGTACTAccagcagcctcagcagcagcagaacccGGCAGCAGCTCCTGCACCTCCAGCAGCCCGACACGAAGCTCCTGGAGACCctcaggccccacctccag GCTTACCTCCCGGGCATCTCAGTGTTGGACCTCAGTTTGTTCGGGCCACGGGCCTCAGCCTCAACACTGCTGGTGCCGCCCCATCCATGGCCTTGACCGCACAGGAACCTCCCCATGCAAGCCACCTGACTGTTTCCCGTCACCCAGCGATCCCGCAGGTGCCTCTGCAGTTACCACCAAATCCTCTggcagcagtgcagcaggttCGACCTGGTCCGGTGGTCCAGATTCCGACGTCAGGGCCTGCCACCCAGAACCACAGCCCCCAGAACCCCGCCGCTCCACCTCAACAGCAACACTCCCCGATGCTCCCCACAGGGACGCCTGTCACGCTTTTTCAGCCGGTACCACAGGGCCACATCCTCACAGCCAGGGTACAAGGTGTGTGCCCTCCGATCACGCAGCACCCACCCCTGCCCCAAACCCCTCCACTGTGTGGGCCTCAGGGTGGAGCTCCCCAGGCAGAGGCTCAGTCTGTTGCTGTGGCATCCACACCCTCTTCTTCCATCCAGTCGGGGGGTGGTCAGGCGTTGAGTGTCATGAGTGTGCCCAATTCCCAGGGGTCCCgtgtcacatttcagaatatCGCCCCCAAACCAGCGCCAAACCAGTCAGGTGGACCAGCAGCCACAATAGCCACTCCTAAccagcagcctcagcagcagccGCAGAGTGTCGTCATAGTCAGTCCCAACCCTCAGCAGAGCCCAGCCTACACCCCTGCCATACACCAGATCGTTCTTGCCAACCCCTCCGCCATTCCCGGTGCCCAGACTATCCAGATAGCAGGGCAGCCTGGAGCTGCTTCCAGCCCCTGCCCACCTCCAGCTTCTCACTCCAATGCCCAGTCCAGTCAAACTGTCAGCCACGCACTGTCCATGAAACGGcatcaacagcagcaacatcaacAGCAGCCACCGCTCCAAATAATTTCCCCAACTCCTCCCTCTCAGCCTACCTCCACTGAGTCCAGCTTGATCAAACAGCTACTGCTTCCAAAGCGAGGGCCTTCTACTCCGGGAGGAAAGCTAATCCTACCCGCTCCACAGGTGCCCCTTCCCAACAGCACGATAGCCCCTAGTCCACAGGTCATCTACCAGACAAGTTACAGCACCCAGAATCCCTCTCCACAGCCCCAGCAGCTCAATGTCCAGCTGGTTCCTGGTCAGCTTCCTGCTGCAGGAGCCCCAGCCCTCCAGACGGTCCAACTCTTGCCAGGCCAGCTAATATCCACAAGTAGCTCTGGGGCAGCTACCATCATCCAGGGCCCCGCGGCAGCGGGACAAGTCACATTCACCGTGGTCCCTAACACTGGTTTCACCACCTCTACTGCTGCTGTGGCCGCTGTCAGCCAGGGTGCTGTGGCTCCTGGAGTTCCCCCTCCTCCATTCTCTACTGGAACAGTTCCCCATCATGCCCCAgcagctccaccaccaccatcatcaccactgCCAGCTCCCCTCAGAGGAGACAAGATCATTTGtcaaaaggaggaggaggccaagGATGCCACGGGGCTGCACATACATGAGAGAAAGATAGAAGTGATGGAGAACTCCTCTTTGGCAGAAGGAGACTCCTCCAATGGCAAAACCAGTAACGGCGATGTTGCGGCAGGTGCCAAGCTGCTAAATGGTCGGAAGTGCATGGAGTCTAATCTACCTCCATACCACTCAGGGAACAGCCAGGGGGCACTCAATGGCCCGGCTACGGAGAGTCACCCTGCTAATGGGAAGCAGGCCCTCTCCCCCGGCCTGAACACCCCACTGGAGGGCAACCCCGACCCCAAAAAGACTCTAGTCAATGGCGTGTGTGACTTTGATCGGGGTGACAGTGGTGGCAACTTTAACAAAAACATTCCAAATCACATTGCTTCCAAACAGTACTTGGGGAATGGGGAGGTGGACCCCTCTGAGAAAAGTCACGGGCCAGATCCCCCTCTCCCCAGTCCTCCTCCCCCCCAGCAGGACACTGCCAAAGCCCAGCAGGCTGAGCGCCTGGCCAATGGACCCCAGGCAGTAGGCAACAAGCCTCCCTCGGAATTAACCAATGGACCTTTGGGGCTGGGCCACGCTGTGCCTGTGCTTAGACAGCAACTGCTCCCCAACTCTACTCTCCCCTCCACTGTTACTCTTACCTCCCAGAGTCCTGCTGCCCCTCCTGCAAACGGAGTGGCCTCTGAGGCTCGAGGTCTCAAGAGACCGGCTGAGAACGAGGACCGCAGTACAGCGGCAGCGCCCTCGGGGATCCCCAATAAAGTGGGAGTGCGGATCATAACCATCAGCGACCCCAACAACGCCGGCAGCAGTGCCACCATGGTGGCGGTACCAGCAGGAACAGACCCAAGCACAGTAGCCAAAGTAGCAATAGAGAACGCCACTCAGCAGAGGAACTGCTCACCCACACAGGCAGCTGGCTCTACG CCTATGATTACCCCGTCCCCGCCCCCTGCTTCCCAGCCTTCGCCGGCGGGTAACCACAGCCCTCACCTCCCAGCACAGCAAAcccctgcagcagcaccagagCAAACCAGGAAAGCAGGGCAGAACTTCAAGTGTCTGTGGCAGGCCTGTAAACG GTGGTTCGAAACGCCGTCTCAGGTGTTTTACCACGCAGCAACGCAACATGGTGGAAAAGGCATGTATGGAGGCCATTGTCAATGGGAGGGATGTGAACCTTTTCCCCGGCAGAGACTGTCCTTTATCACGCATTTACAG GATAAGCACTGTTCTCGAGAGGCTTTGCTGGCTGGACTCAAACTAGAGGAGCAGCAGGCGCAAAGTCCCAATCAGTCTTCTTCCCA GACACCGCCAGCGGCAGGCAGTACTCCGGCACAGCGAGCACCGAAAGCAATCGTGAATCATCCGAGCGCAGCTCTCATGGCCCTACGCAGAGGTTCTCGAAACCTGGTCTTCAGGGACTTCACT GATGAGAAAGAGGGACCAGTGACCAAACACATACGACTAACTGCTGCCTTAACGTTAAAGAACATCGCCAAGCACTCTGACTGTGGTCGCAT GTTGGTAAAGAGGCATGAGACGCACCTCTCTGTGCTTGCGCTAAGTAACATGGAGGTTTCCACCACGCTCGCCAAATGCCTTTACGAACTGACGCGCTCGCTCCAGGCTTAA
- the arid2 gene encoding AT-rich interactive domain-containing protein 2 isoform X2 translates to MANSTGKNLLDQRRKGQAFLDELRQFHQSRGSPFKKIPFVGGKELDLNALYIRVVSLGGFAKVSDKNQWIELGEEFNFPRSCSNAAFALKQYYLRYLEKYEKVHHFGEDDEEAQPGNPKASLPIGAIPSSYNYQQHIVSDYLRQSYGLSTDFVPPCDYNKLVLSLLSGLPNEVDFAVNVCTLLSNESKHAMQLDKDPKLVTLLLAHAGVFDDSLGSFSGVFGADWKEKTSRDFIRFWKEVVEDTEVRELIWDKSGPAQDGTSCEERWQSLFHPPRNSGISDMEAQRVLQIAVILRNLSFEEANVKLLAANRTCLRFLLLCAHCNLISLRQLGLDTLGNVAAELQLDPVDFRTTHLIFHTITKCLMSRDRFLKMRAMEILGNLSKAEDNGVLICEYVDQESYREVTMLLTLPDLMLLMASLEVLYLLAQLGEIPCSKIACVDHSIDLLVRLVSVDLHTFGPDALTAVRLIEHQANADQAAEVRPQLVEQVPAAVQGAPAPVTRVPVQSTQPPPGIVELDGEKFTLQWLNAHFETNPEGTVSRSEMYSEYLATCSKMGRSNILNSTGFLKCLRTVFPNHTMRRQDETKASSQVQILLVGLRRRSIPLPIQLYYQQPQQQQNPAAAPAPPAARHEAPGDPQAPPPGLPPGHLSVGPQFVRATGLSLNTAGAAPSMALTAQEPPHASHLTVSRHPAIPQVPLQLPPNPLAAVQQVRPGPVVQIPTSGPATQNHSPQNPAAPPQQQHSPMLPTGTPVTLFQPVPQGHILTARVQGVCPPITQHPPLPQTPPLCGPQGGAPQAEAQSVAVASTPSSSIQSGGGQALSVMSVPNSQGSRVTFQNIAPKPAPNQSGGPAATIATPNQQPQQQPQSVVIVSPNPQQSPAYTPAIHQIVLANPSAIPGAQTIQIAGQPGAASSPCPPPASHSNAQSSQTVSHALSMKRHQQQQHQQQPPLQIISPTPPSQPTSTESSLIKQLLLPKRGPSTPGGKLILPAPQVPLPNSTIAPSPQVIYQTSYSTQNPSPQPQQLNVQLVPGQLPAAGAPALQTVQLLPGQLISTSSSGAATIIQGPAAAGQVTFTVVPNTGFTTSTAAVAAVSQGAVAPGVPPPPFSTGTVPHHAPAAPPPPSSPLPAPLRGDKIICQKEEEAKDATGLHIHERKIEVMENSSLAEGDSSNGKTSNGDVAAGAKLLNGRKCMESNLPPYHSGNSQGALNGPATESHPANGKQALSPGLNTPLEGNPDPKKTLVNGVCDFDRGDSGGNFNKNIPNHIASKQYLGNGEVDPSEKSHGPDPPLPSPPPPQQDTAKAQQAERLANGPQAVGNKPPSELTNGPLGLGHAVPVLRQQLLPNSTLPSTVTLTSQSPAAPPANGVASEARGLKRPAENEDRSTAAAPSGIPNKVGVRIITISDPNNAGSSATMVAVPAGTDPSTVAKVAIENATQQRNCSPTQAAGSTPMITPSPPPASQPSPAGNHSPHLPAQQTPAAAPEQTRKAGQNFKCLWQACKRWFETPSQVFYHAATQHGGKGMYGGHCQWEGCEPFPRQRLSFITHLQDKHCSREALLAGLKLEEQQAQSPNQSSSQTPPAAGSTPAQRAPKAIVNHPSAALMALRRGSRNLVFRDFTDEKEGPVTKHIRLTAALTLKNIAKHSDCGRMLVKRHETHLSVLALSNMEVSTTLAKCLYELTRSLQA, encoded by the exons acTATCTCCGCCAAAGCTATGGACTATCTACGGATTTTGTTCCGCCGTGCGACTACAACAAACTGGTGCTGTCTCTCCTCTCGGGCCTACCTAACGAAGTGGACTTTGCTGTTAATGTTTGCACTCTGCTTTCCAACGAGAGCAAGCACGCCATGCAGCTGGACAAGGACCCCAAACTGGTCACGTTGCTGCTGGCCCACGCCGGCGTCTTCGATGACT CGCTAGGCAGCTTCTCCGGGGTATTCGGGGCGGACTGGAAGGAGAAAACCTCGCGGGACTTCATCAGG TTCTGGAaagaggtggtggaggacacTGAAGTCAGGGAGCTGATCTGGGACAAGAGTGGCCCAGCACAAG ATGGTACGTCGTGTGAGGAGCGCTGGCAGAGCCTCTTCCACCCGCCACGGAACTCGGGTATCAGTGACATGGAGGCCCAGCGGGTGCTGCAGATTGCCGTTATCCTGCGAAACCTCTCCTTCGAGGAGGCCAACGTCAAGCTGCTGGCGGCCAACCGAACGTGCCTGCGCTTCCTTTTGCTCTGTGCCCACTGTAACCTCATCTCACTCCGACAGCTTGGACTTGACACGTTGGGCAACGTGGCTGCCGAG ctCCAGCTGGATCCGGTCGACTTTCGGACGACTCATCTGATCTTTCACACCATCACCAAATGCTTGATGTCCAGGGACAGGTTTCTCAAAATGAGAG CCATGGAGATCCTGGGCAACCTCAGCAAAGCAGAGGACAACGGTGTGCTGATCTGCGAGTATGTGGACCAGGAATCTTACAGGGAGGTAACGATGCTCCTCACCCTGCCTGACCTCATGCTCCTCATGGCCTCTTTGGAAGTTCTGTACCTGCTGGCCCAGCTCGGAGAGATTCCCTGCAGCAAGATCGCCTGTGTCGACCACAGCATAG ACCTGTTAGTTCGGTTAGTGTCGGTTGACCTTCACACGTTTGGACCGGACGCCCTTACAGCGGTGCGGCTGATCGAGCATCAGGCCAATGCCGACCAGGCAGCCGAGGTTCGACCGCAGCTGGTAGAGCAGGTACCTGCAGCCGTGCAGGGAGCACCGGCACCTG taACAAGGGTCCCAGTTCAGTCCACTCAACCTCCACCTGGTATTGTTGAACTAGATGGGGAAAAATTTACACTGCAATG GCTTAATGCACACTTTGAGACAAACCCCGAGGGCACTGTGTCTCGATCAGAGATGTACTCCGAGTACCTGGCCACATGCAGTAAAATGGGACGAAGCAACATCTTGAACTCCACTGGCTTCCTCAAATGTCTGCG GACTGTGTTTCCCAACCACACGATGCGGCGGCAAGACGAGACCAAGGCCTCCAGTCAGGTCCAGATTCTCCTGGTTGGGCTAAGGCGAAGGTCGATCCCTCTGCCCATCCAGCTGTACTAccagcagcctcagcagcagcagaacccGGCAGCAGCTCCTGCACCTCCAGCAGCCCGACACGAAGCTCCTGGAGACCctcaggccccacctccag GCTTACCTCCCGGGCATCTCAGTGTTGGACCTCAGTTTGTTCGGGCCACGGGCCTCAGCCTCAACACTGCTGGTGCCGCCCCATCCATGGCCTTGACCGCACAGGAACCTCCCCATGCAAGCCACCTGACTGTTTCCCGTCACCCAGCGATCCCGCAGGTGCCTCTGCAGTTACCACCAAATCCTCTggcagcagtgcagcaggttCGACCTGGTCCGGTGGTCCAGATTCCGACGTCAGGGCCTGCCACCCAGAACCACAGCCCCCAGAACCCCGCCGCTCCACCTCAACAGCAACACTCCCCGATGCTCCCCACAGGGACGCCTGTCACGCTTTTTCAGCCGGTACCACAGGGCCACATCCTCACAGCCAGGGTACAAGGTGTGTGCCCTCCGATCACGCAGCACCCACCCCTGCCCCAAACCCCTCCACTGTGTGGGCCTCAGGGTGGAGCTCCCCAGGCAGAGGCTCAGTCTGTTGCTGTGGCATCCACACCCTCTTCTTCCATCCAGTCGGGGGGTGGTCAGGCGTTGAGTGTCATGAGTGTGCCCAATTCCCAGGGGTCCCgtgtcacatttcagaatatCGCCCCCAAACCAGCGCCAAACCAGTCAGGTGGACCAGCAGCCACAATAGCCACTCCTAAccagcagcctcagcagcagccGCAGAGTGTCGTCATAGTCAGTCCCAACCCTCAGCAGAGCCCAGCCTACACCCCTGCCATACACCAGATCGTTCTTGCCAACCCCTCCGCCATTCCCGGTGCCCAGACTATCCAGATAGCAGGGCAGCCTGGAGCTGCTTCCAGCCCCTGCCCACCTCCAGCTTCTCACTCCAATGCCCAGTCCAGTCAAACTGTCAGCCACGCACTGTCCATGAAACGGcatcaacagcagcaacatcaacAGCAGCCACCGCTCCAAATAATTTCCCCAACTCCTCCCTCTCAGCCTACCTCCACTGAGTCCAGCTTGATCAAACAGCTACTGCTTCCAAAGCGAGGGCCTTCTACTCCGGGAGGAAAGCTAATCCTACCCGCTCCACAGGTGCCCCTTCCCAACAGCACGATAGCCCCTAGTCCACAGGTCATCTACCAGACAAGTTACAGCACCCAGAATCCCTCTCCACAGCCCCAGCAGCTCAATGTCCAGCTGGTTCCTGGTCAGCTTCCTGCTGCAGGAGCCCCAGCCCTCCAGACGGTCCAACTCTTGCCAGGCCAGCTAATATCCACAAGTAGCTCTGGGGCAGCTACCATCATCCAGGGCCCCGCGGCAGCGGGACAAGTCACATTCACCGTGGTCCCTAACACTGGTTTCACCACCTCTACTGCTGCTGTGGCCGCTGTCAGCCAGGGTGCTGTGGCTCCTGGAGTTCCCCCTCCTCCATTCTCTACTGGAACAGTTCCCCATCATGCCCCAgcagctccaccaccaccatcatcaccactgCCAGCTCCCCTCAGAGGAGACAAGATCATTTGtcaaaaggaggaggaggccaagGATGCCACGGGGCTGCACATACATGAGAGAAAGATAGAAGTGATGGAGAACTCCTCTTTGGCAGAAGGAGACTCCTCCAATGGCAAAACCAGTAACGGCGATGTTGCGGCAGGTGCCAAGCTGCTAAATGGTCGGAAGTGCATGGAGTCTAATCTACCTCCATACCACTCAGGGAACAGCCAGGGGGCACTCAATGGCCCGGCTACGGAGAGTCACCCTGCTAATGGGAAGCAGGCCCTCTCCCCCGGCCTGAACACCCCACTGGAGGGCAACCCCGACCCCAAAAAGACTCTAGTCAATGGCGTGTGTGACTTTGATCGGGGTGACAGTGGTGGCAACTTTAACAAAAACATTCCAAATCACATTGCTTCCAAACAGTACTTGGGGAATGGGGAGGTGGACCCCTCTGAGAAAAGTCACGGGCCAGATCCCCCTCTCCCCAGTCCTCCTCCCCCCCAGCAGGACACTGCCAAAGCCCAGCAGGCTGAGCGCCTGGCCAATGGACCCCAGGCAGTAGGCAACAAGCCTCCCTCGGAATTAACCAATGGACCTTTGGGGCTGGGCCACGCTGTGCCTGTGCTTAGACAGCAACTGCTCCCCAACTCTACTCTCCCCTCCACTGTTACTCTTACCTCCCAGAGTCCTGCTGCCCCTCCTGCAAACGGAGTGGCCTCTGAGGCTCGAGGTCTCAAGAGACCGGCTGAGAACGAGGACCGCAGTACAGCGGCAGCGCCCTCGGGGATCCCCAATAAAGTGGGAGTGCGGATCATAACCATCAGCGACCCCAACAACGCCGGCAGCAGTGCCACCATGGTGGCGGTACCAGCAGGAACAGACCCAAGCACAGTAGCCAAAGTAGCAATAGAGAACGCCACTCAGCAGAGGAACTGCTCACCCACACAGGCAGCTGGCTCTACG CCTATGATTACCCCGTCCCCGCCCCCTGCTTCCCAGCCTTCGCCGGCGGGTAACCACAGCCCTCACCTCCCAGCACAGCAAAcccctgcagcagcaccagagCAAACCAGGAAAGCAGGGCAGAACTTCAAGTGTCTGTGGCAGGCCTGTAAACG GTGGTTCGAAACGCCGTCTCAGGTGTTTTACCACGCAGCAACGCAACATGGTGGAAAAGGCATGTATGGAGGCCATTGTCAATGGGAGGGATGTGAACCTTTTCCCCGGCAGAGACTGTCCTTTATCACGCATTTACAG GATAAGCACTGTTCTCGAGAGGCTTTGCTGGCTGGACTCAAACTAGAGGAGCAGCAGGCGCAAAGTCCCAATCAGTCTTCTTCCCA GACACCGCCAGCGGCAGGCAGTACTCCGGCACAGCGAGCACCGAAAGCAATCGTGAATCATCCGAGCGCAGCTCTCATGGCCCTACGCAGAGGTTCTCGAAACCTGGTCTTCAGGGACTTCACT GATGAGAAAGAGGGACCAGTGACCAAACACATACGACTAACTGCTGCCTTAACGTTAAAGAACATCGCCAAGCACTCTGACTGTGGTCGCAT GTTGGTAAAGAGGCATGAGACGCACCTCTCTGTGCTTGCGCTAAGTAACATGGAGGTTTCCACCACGCTCGCCAAATGCCTTTACGAACTGACGCGCTCGCTCCAGGCTTAA